Proteins from a genomic interval of Paenibacillus sp. FSL R5-0623:
- a CDS encoding fructose-specific PTS transporter subunit EIIC: MRITDLMIQETMIMDLQATTKDEAIDELIASLNRSGRINDPVLFKEMIYKREAESSTGIGGGIAMPHAKTTAVNEPTVVFAKSRKGLDFEALDDQPAHVFFMIAAPEGAGNTHLRTLAALSRLLIDSDFISQLMSTDTPAEVSALFDAKQAEAAEKEVAKEKAKAEKAANAASGSTSNQQQNTSGVIVGNANSEDFVVAVTACPTGIAHTFMAEDALKKKAQEMGINIRVETNGSEGAQNVLTADEIARAKGVIVAADKNVEMARFDGKPVLQRPVSDGIRKSEELIRKAVNGDAPIYHSQGGNAKEDGANTGKISVGSKIYKDLMNGISHMLPFVVGGGILLAISFLIEQLAGEDNPLFQLLQTIGGGTGAFHFLIPVLAGFIAMSIGDRPALMPGMVGGLMAVNSNAGFLGGLAAGFLAGYVVIGLRKLFKGLPKAIDGLKPILLYPVFGLLIVGAISFYVFDPIFGSLNTWLVDALGNLGTGNAVLLGLLLGGMMSIDMGGPFNKAAYTFAIGVFTSSGNTDGAWMAAVMAGGMVPPLAIALATTFFKSKFTEQERKSGLTNYVLGFSFITEGAIPFAAADPLRVLTSCILGSAVAGGLTQLWSINVPAPHGGIFVAALANHALLFLLAVAIGSVISGLILGLWKKSPTLVK, translated from the coding sequence ATGAGAATAACAGACTTGATGATCCAGGAAACAATGATCATGGACCTGCAAGCCACAACCAAAGATGAGGCTATTGATGAACTGATTGCAAGCCTGAACCGAAGCGGACGAATTAATGATCCGGTCCTGTTCAAGGAAATGATCTATAAAAGAGAAGCTGAATCGAGCACAGGGATCGGTGGCGGAATTGCGATGCCACATGCCAAGACAACAGCAGTGAATGAACCAACGGTTGTATTTGCCAAGAGTAGAAAAGGACTTGATTTTGAAGCGTTGGATGATCAGCCAGCTCATGTGTTCTTCATGATTGCGGCTCCAGAAGGCGCAGGTAATACCCATCTGCGTACGCTTGCAGCCCTTTCCAGGTTGTTGATTGATAGCGATTTCATCTCACAATTGATGAGTACAGATACACCTGCGGAAGTTAGTGCATTGTTTGATGCCAAACAGGCAGAAGCAGCGGAGAAGGAAGTAGCCAAAGAAAAAGCAAAAGCTGAAAAAGCAGCAAATGCCGCATCGGGCTCCACTAGCAATCAGCAACAGAATACCTCTGGGGTCATTGTAGGTAATGCCAATTCGGAAGATTTTGTTGTTGCGGTTACAGCCTGTCCAACCGGTATAGCTCATACGTTTATGGCTGAAGATGCACTTAAAAAGAAAGCTCAGGAAATGGGCATTAATATTCGCGTAGAGACAAACGGCTCTGAAGGAGCGCAGAATGTTCTCACTGCTGATGAGATCGCTCGTGCTAAAGGGGTTATCGTTGCCGCAGACAAAAATGTGGAGATGGCACGTTTCGATGGCAAACCGGTATTGCAAAGACCGGTGAGTGATGGAATTCGTAAATCCGAAGAGCTGATTCGCAAAGCCGTTAACGGTGACGCACCGATCTATCACAGCCAAGGCGGAAATGCCAAAGAAGATGGCGCAAACACTGGTAAGATCAGTGTAGGTAGCAAAATCTATAAAGATCTGATGAACGGTATCTCGCATATGCTTCCGTTTGTCGTAGGTGGAGGAATCCTCCTGGCTATTTCGTTCCTTATTGAACAGCTTGCGGGCGAGGATAATCCCCTCTTCCAGCTGCTTCAAACGATCGGTGGCGGAACAGGTGCGTTCCACTTCCTCATTCCGGTACTTGCCGGATTTATTGCGATGAGTATTGGTGATCGCCCGGCCCTGATGCCTGGTATGGTCGGTGGATTGATGGCAGTTAACTCAAACGCCGGTTTCCTTGGTGGTCTGGCTGCCGGTTTCCTGGCGGGTTATGTAGTTATTGGTCTTCGTAAGTTGTTCAAAGGATTGCCAAAAGCGATTGATGGCTTGAAACCAATCTTGCTGTATCCAGTATTTGGTTTGCTGATCGTGGGTGCCATCAGTTTCTATGTCTTTGATCCAATCTTTGGTTCCCTGAACACCTGGCTGGTAGATGCACTTGGTAACCTGGGTACAGGTAATGCGGTATTGCTGGGCTTGCTGCTTGGCGGCATGATGTCCATCGATATGGGTGGACCATTCAACAAAGCGGCTTACACGTTCGCCATTGGTGTGTTCACATCCAGTGGTAACACAGACGGTGCATGGATGGCAGCGGTTATGGCAGGCGGTATGGTGCCTCCTCTGGCGATTGCACTTGCAACAACGTTCTTCAAATCCAAATTTACAGAGCAAGAACGCAAATCAGGCCTGACTAACTATGTACTTGGATTTTCTTTCATTACAGAAGGTGCAATTCCATTTGCTGCGGCTGATCCATTGCGTGTATTGACTTCTTGTATTCTGGGTTCCGCTGTTGCTGGCGGATTGACACAATTGTGGAGCATTAATGTGCCAGCTCCGCACGGCGGCATCTTTGTTGCAGCACTGGCGAACCACGCATTATTGTTCCTGCTCGCTGTTGCAATTGGTTCTGTGATCTCCGGTCTGATTCTGGGACTGTGGAAGAAGTCACCAACGCTTGTGAAGTAA
- the pfkB gene encoding 1-phosphofructokinase, whose amino-acid sequence MIYTITLNPSIDYIVEVDELKLGGLNRMNRDLKLPGGKGINVSRILNQLGADNTAIGFLGGFTGRFINDKLQEDNIRTDFVTIADDTRINIKLKHGEETEINGLGPAISAEEAEQLLHRLSSLEKGDIVILSGSVPPSLGTDFYDRLIKVCKQTGAEFVIDTTGPALMEALEHAPLLVKPNHHELAELFGVTIDTREELVLYGRKLLEAGAKHVLISMAGEGALFITKAEVHHANVPKGTVKNSVGAGDSMIGGFVGTYVQSGDLLEAFRTGVASGSATAFSDDLATRELIDELRNQVTITTI is encoded by the coding sequence ATGATATATACGATAACACTTAACCCGTCCATTGATTACATCGTGGAAGTGGATGAGCTAAAACTTGGCGGATTGAATCGAATGAATCGGGATTTGAAGCTCCCTGGCGGCAAAGGCATTAATGTCTCTCGCATACTGAATCAACTTGGAGCAGATAACACGGCCATTGGTTTCCTTGGTGGATTTACGGGACGTTTCATTAATGACAAGTTGCAAGAAGATAACATTCGGACAGACTTTGTCACAATTGCAGACGATACTCGCATTAACATCAAGCTGAAGCATGGAGAAGAGACAGAGATTAATGGTCTTGGACCTGCAATTAGTGCCGAAGAGGCAGAGCAGTTGCTTCACAGATTGTCTTCATTGGAAAAAGGAGATATTGTCATCCTCTCCGGAAGTGTGCCGCCTTCACTTGGAACGGATTTTTATGATCGTCTCATTAAAGTATGCAAGCAAACGGGTGCCGAATTTGTGATTGATACCACTGGCCCTGCGTTAATGGAAGCTCTGGAACATGCACCATTGCTGGTGAAGCCAAATCATCATGAACTGGCTGAACTGTTCGGTGTAACGATTGATACACGCGAGGAACTGGTGTTATACGGGCGTAAGTTGCTGGAAGCCGGTGCTAAACATGTGTTGATTTCCATGGCAGGTGAGGGTGCACTATTCATTACCAAAGCGGAAGTTCATCATGCGAATGTGCCAAAAGGCACTGTGAAAAACTCGGTTGGTGCCGGTGACTCCATGATTGGCGGATTTGTAGGTACTTATGTACAGAGCGGAGATTTGCTGGAAGCTTTCCGCACAGGGGTTGCATCTGGAAGCGCGACTGCGTTCTCGGATGATCTGGCAACACGTGAATTGATTGATGAACTACGCAATCAAGTGACCATTACGACAATCTAG
- a CDS encoding class I SAM-dependent methyltransferase, with protein MSDVIKSQVQKQFAKNAGKYVTSSGHAKGEDLALLVASSQATPDMNVLDIATGGGHVANALAPLVQRVTALDLTEEMLQVAERFIQRNGHGNVDFVAGDAEKLPFDDDVFDLVTCRIAAHHFPDVSSFVHEALRVMKPGGRLLFIDNVAPERDENDQFYNEVEKCRDASHVRAWRKTEWIHMLEYAGFRMETMVSFQKRFKFEEWCNRAALPERERGELEASMLSAPSIIRKFFDFEVTKNGELDSFQGESVYIQAIKPAHI; from the coding sequence ATGTCTGATGTAATCAAAAGTCAGGTGCAGAAGCAGTTTGCGAAAAATGCAGGTAAATACGTGACGAGTTCGGGGCATGCCAAAGGTGAGGATCTCGCGTTGCTCGTGGCTTCATCTCAAGCTACTCCGGATATGAACGTGCTGGATATCGCCACAGGGGGAGGGCATGTCGCTAATGCATTGGCTCCGCTTGTTCAGCGGGTGACAGCCCTCGATCTAACGGAAGAAATGCTTCAGGTAGCTGAACGATTTATCCAGAGGAATGGACACGGTAATGTAGATTTTGTAGCCGGGGATGCAGAGAAGCTGCCATTCGATGATGATGTCTTTGACCTAGTGACCTGCCGAATTGCTGCCCACCATTTTCCGGATGTTTCTTCGTTTGTTCATGAGGCATTACGAGTTATGAAGCCCGGTGGAAGGTTGTTATTCATTGACAACGTGGCACCTGAACGTGATGAGAATGACCAGTTTTACAATGAAGTGGAGAAGTGCCGGGATGCAAGCCATGTTCGAGCATGGCGCAAGACGGAATGGATTCATATGCTGGAGTATGCCGGCTTCCGAATGGAAACGATGGTTTCCTTCCAGAAACGCTTTAAGTTTGAAGAATGGTGTAACCGTGCAGCACTGCCGGAACGGGAGAGAGGGGAGCTTGAAGCAAGCATGTTGAGTGCACCGTCTATCATTAGAAAATTTTTCGATTTTGAAGTGACCAAGAACGGGGAGCTTGACAGCTTCCAAGGAGAAAGTGTGTATATCCAAGCGATTAAACCGGCTCATATCTGA
- a CDS encoding DeoR/GlpR family DNA-binding transcription regulator encodes MLTEERYAAIIERLHLQGIVKLQELVDVLGASESTIRRDLIDLESRQMLKRIHGGAALVNEKTLEPGMEEKTFKNIQQKTTIARLAAQEIENGECIYLDAGTTTLAMIPFIEAKDVTVVTNGLSHVEALVSKRIRSYLLGGMMKIHTKAVIGSIALQNMDNFRFDKCFLGSNGVDPEMGYTTPDPEEALIKRRAHQLSGKSYVLADSSKIGEITFAKLFDLEEADLITEQMPEHWRPGIAQKTKIIEG; translated from the coding sequence ATGCTGACTGAAGAACGATATGCTGCAATTATAGAGCGCTTACATTTACAGGGAATTGTGAAATTACAAGAACTAGTTGATGTGTTGGGTGCTTCTGAATCAACGATTAGGCGTGACTTGATCGATCTGGAGAGTCGTCAGATGCTCAAACGCATCCACGGCGGTGCCGCACTGGTGAATGAAAAAACGCTGGAACCGGGCATGGAAGAAAAAACGTTCAAAAACATTCAACAAAAAACGACGATTGCCCGTTTGGCTGCACAGGAGATCGAAAATGGCGAATGCATTTATCTGGATGCAGGGACGACAACGTTAGCTATGATTCCTTTTATTGAAGCTAAAGACGTAACGGTTGTAACCAACGGACTTTCACATGTTGAAGCTTTGGTAAGCAAACGTATTCGCAGTTATTTGCTCGGAGGTATGATGAAAATTCATACCAAAGCAGTCATTGGCAGTATCGCATTACAGAACATGGATAATTTCCGTTTTGATAAATGTTTTCTTGGAAGCAATGGAGTTGATCCCGAAATGGGGTATACAACACCGGATCCGGAGGAAGCCTTGATTAAAAGGCGTGCACATCAATTGTCGGGAAAATCTTATGTGCTGGCTGATTCCAGCAAAATAGGGGAAATTACTTTTGCCAAATTGTTTGATTTGGAGGAGGCCGATTTGATTACTGAGCAGATGCCAGAACACTGGCGGCCTGGAATCGCCCAGAAAACTAAAATAATTGAGGGATAA